DNA from Agarilytica rhodophyticola:
ATACTGTATGGAATGGGCCTTACAAGCCTTCTGTGGATCATATTGTGGCTAAGATTTGGCGACACTATGGTAAAAATAGTGGTGTGATCGTATTTTCGGGTATGGGTAATGATGGTGCTAAAACCTGTCCGATGATAAAACACGCCGGTGGCCAGGTATGGGTACAATCATTGGAGAGTTGTGCCGTCGACTCCATGCCAAGAGAAGTCACTAATACAGACTGTGTGAGCTTTTCAGGCACGCCTGAGCAACTGGCTCATCATTTTGCTAATTATAATAGTCGATCAATTGTAAGTTCTAAGGATAAAGAGTCCAGCTATGAGTGAAAATCCTGTTGCTACAACCACCACATCTGACAAAGAAATTCCATGCATGCTACTGCCTATGAAAGGGCACGCACTATTGGTTCCTACGACTACTGTGGCGGAAATGAGCGTAGTAAAAGCATTAGACGATGCCAGTGGAGCACCCAAATGGCTGATGGGTTTATATTCATGGCGAGGTATCCAAGTACCTGTTATTTCAATCGAGAACCTCAATGGCTTGGGTGAAGCTGAGCTTAATCCCGATGGTCGTATCGCTATTCTCAATAGCGCTGGGGCCAGCCAGCAAGTACCTTTTATTGGTATCCACACACAAGGTATTCCTCGTATGGCTCGTATCGCCGAAGATGATATCGCCGAAAATGAAGAAGGTTCGCGTCGACCTTTTGATGTCATGGCGGTTAAAGTCGGTATGGAAGAGTTTTATATTCCAGATATTACGGCCATCCAAATGGCCTATGCCAACGTTATGTAAACTAATAAAGCGCTTTTTTCTTTAGCCAGTTAGGGTTTGTCTATAGGCCCTAACAAATAGACTTGTTGATTACATCATAAGTCCCTGCTCGTGTAATATCTCAAAGATACTTCTCTTTTGGATGGTTTAAGCGTCATATAAACTCTTCTCCAGCTGTGTAGTACCCCCTACTTTGACAAAAGACGCTAACAAAAATATGCTCAAAATTAACAAATGATAAGGACGGATTGCGTCTCGCTCAGGAAAATTGTTAACTCGTCTCGTTACGTATATTCCTAACAATAATAAACCTCATTGGAGAAATTTATGGCAACCGCTAACCCTCATTTTCCCAAGTTAATGGAACCTCTAGATCTAGGCTTCACTACCCTTAGAAATCGTGTCTTGATGGGATCTATGCATACGGGGTTGGAGGAGCAAGACGATGGTATCGAACGTATGGCGGCATTTTTCTCTGAACGCGCCCGTGGAGGCGTTGGTCTAATTGTGACTGGTGGTTTTGGTCCCAATGCAGAAGGTGCTACCCACCCTATGACAAAACTGCTTAAAAACGATGAGGATGCGCTCAAGCATAAAACTATTACTGACGCTGTACATAAGGAAGACGGTAAAATATGCATGCAGATATTGCATACTGGTCGCTACGCTTTTAATCCAAATTCGGTAGCCCCATCTGCTGTGCAAGCACCTATCAATCCTTACGTACCCAATGAACTCGACGAAGATGGCATCGAAAAACAAATTAATGACATAGTGCAAATGGCTGCATATGCTCAAGTGGGCGGCTATGATGGCGTCGAAATAATGGGCTCAGAAGGCTATTTTATTAATCAGTTTTTGGCTCGTCGAACAAATCATCGAGATGATCGCTGGGGCGGTGAATACGAAAATCGTATGCGCTTGGCGGTTGAAGTTGTGCGCAGAACACGAGAGCGTGTGGGCGAAAATTTTATCATTATTTATCGCCTTTCTATGCTCGACTTAGTAGAGGGTGGCAGTACCTATGAGGAAGTATTAGAGCTTGGCAAAGCCATTGAAAAAGCCGGTGCCACTATTATCAATACAGGGATTGGCTGGCACGAGGCACGTATTCCGACCATTGTCACTAAAGTCCCAAGGGCAGCGTTTACTTGGGTGACCGCTAAATTCCGCGACGCTCTTAATATTCCAGTCATCACATCTAACCGTATTAACACGCCTGAAGTTGCAGAGGAAGTTTTGGGGCGTGGCGATGCAGATATGGTGTCGATGGCACGACCATTTCTAGCCGATGCATTCTTTGTTGAAAAGGCCGAGCAGGGCCGTAGTGATGAAATTAATACGTGTATTGGTTGCAACCAAGCTTGTCTTGATCATGTGTTTGTAGGCAAGATGACCAGTTGTTTAGTGAACCCACGTGCTTGTCATGAGACAGAATTAATTATCAGTTCCAGTGAACAGCATAAAAAATTAGCTGTGATCGGTGCAGGTCCTGCAGGTTTAGCTTTTGCGGTTACCGCTGCCGAGAGAGGCCATAAAGTTACTTTGTTTGACTCTGCCAGTGAGATCGGTGGCCAATTTAATATTGCTAAATTGATTCCAGGCAAAGAAGAGTTCTATGAAACAATACGTTATTTTAATAAACAAATAGAACTCAATAACATTGAAGTACTTCTCAATACGCGTGTCACGGCTGAAGATTTAAATCAAGCTGACTTTGATGAAGTAATTATTGCGACGGGTATTAAACCTCGTACACCGGAAATTGCAGGGATTGAACACGCTAAAGTGTTAAATTACCTCGATGTTCTTAAACACAAAAAAACTGTTGGCAAAAAAGTAGCTGTTATTGGTGCTGGTGGTATTGGCTTTGATGTCTGCGAGTACTTAACACATGAAGGTGAATCCAAAAGTCAAAATATCGAAGCTTTTATGAAATCATGGGGTGTGGATATGACGCTAAAAGCCCGTGGAGGAATCGAAGGCGTTGAGGCGCAAGTAAGTCCTTCGCCAAGAGAAGTTTATTTGCTGCAAAGGAAAGAGAAAAAAGTTGGCGCGGACTTAGGCAAAACATCTGGCTGGATTCATCGTATGGAATTAAAACACAAAGGTGTCAATATGATGCCTGGTTGTGTTTACCAAAAAATA
Protein-coding regions in this window:
- a CDS encoding chemotaxis protein CheW, which translates into the protein MSENPVATTTTSDKEIPCMLLPMKGHALLVPTTTVAEMSVVKALDDASGAPKWLMGLYSWRGIQVPVISIENLNGLGEAELNPDGRIAILNSAGASQQVPFIGIHTQGIPRMARIAEDDIAENEEGSRRPFDVMAVKVGMEEFYIPDITAIQMAYANVM
- a CDS encoding NADPH-dependent 2,4-dienoyl-CoA reductase, whose protein sequence is MATANPHFPKLMEPLDLGFTTLRNRVLMGSMHTGLEEQDDGIERMAAFFSERARGGVGLIVTGGFGPNAEGATHPMTKLLKNDEDALKHKTITDAVHKEDGKICMQILHTGRYAFNPNSVAPSAVQAPINPYVPNELDEDGIEKQINDIVQMAAYAQVGGYDGVEIMGSEGYFINQFLARRTNHRDDRWGGEYENRMRLAVEVVRRTRERVGENFIIIYRLSMLDLVEGGSTYEEVLELGKAIEKAGATIINTGIGWHEARIPTIVTKVPRAAFTWVTAKFRDALNIPVITSNRINTPEVAEEVLGRGDADMVSMARPFLADAFFVEKAEQGRSDEINTCIGCNQACLDHVFVGKMTSCLVNPRACHETELIISSSEQHKKLAVIGAGPAGLAFAVTAAERGHKVTLFDSASEIGGQFNIAKLIPGKEEFYETIRYFNKQIELNNIEVLLNTRVTAEDLNQADFDEVIIATGIKPRTPEIAGIEHAKVLNYLDVLKHKKTVGKKVAVIGAGGIGFDVCEYLTHEGESKSQNIEAFMKSWGVDMTLKARGGIEGVEAQVSPSPREVYLLQRKEKKVGADLGKTSGWIHRMELKHKGVNMMPGCVYQKIDDEGLHVSVGGKDVILDVDNVIICAGQEPLRELEEGLDKPYHLIGGADIAAELDAKRAIDQGTRLAAEI